In one Zymobacter palmae genomic region, the following are encoded:
- a CDS encoding transcriptional regulator yields the protein MAALPRNERLLNWLKSADNSTLQEVGVSASYLRLIAYGHKRPSAKAAALIERATQGYVSRQSLRQDDWKLIWPELA from the coding sequence ATGGCTGCACTTCCAAGAAATGAACGATTGCTGAATTGGCTCAAAAGCGCGGATAACTCGACGCTGCAAGAAGTCGGGGTCAGCGCCAGTTACCTCCGTCTCATCGCCTACGGCCACAAGCGTCCTTCCGCCAAAGCGGCAGCGCTAATTGAGCGTGCTACCCAAGGCTATGTCAGCCGTCAGTCACTTCGTCAGGATGACTGGAAACTGATCTGGCCGGAACTGGCCTGA